DNA sequence from the Chitinophaga flava genome:
CTCAAAAAAGCCCCCAAAAAGAAATTTTTTAACGAAAAAGCCTAAAAATCGACCTTCAGAAATAGGGTAAATTTTAAGAAACGCTTTCTGGTTGATAGAAAGTATTCAAAAGTGATAAGTGTCTGAAAATGGGGCTAAAAATAGCCAAAATAAGGGTGCGTGCATTTCTACCGCAGGAACTTTCATTTAATTGCACCAAAATCAGGAATCAACATTTTTTATTACCCGGGACAACCGTTTTCAACCACTTCTCGTATGCATTGTATTCAACCAACTGTTTGATGGAGCATACACTGAAAAAATCCGTAACGGGTACAGTCAGGATTTAGCCAAAGACAGGCAAGCAATACTCTGTGGAAGACCTGAATCAAATTAATGACCTCATAACGGGTTGCTGTAATAAGGAACGCAGCAGCCAGGAGTTGTTATACCGAAAGTTTTTTGGGTATGCACTCAGTATATGCATGCGCTACGTACCCAACAGAGATGAAGCGCTGGAGATAATGAACGATGGTTTTTTGAAAGTCTTTCAGCGAATTAATACCTTCGATAGCGGCCGACCTTTTAAAGCATGGCTAAGTAAAGTAATGGTCAACACGGCCATCGATTTCCTGCGCAGCCGGAAAAAACTGGTGTTTACTGATAGTATAGAACAGTTGAACGATCTGTGGAAAGATGATAAAGTGATAGACAAACTTTCCTATGATGAATTGCTAATGCACGTACAATCCCTTTCTCCTGCGTATCGTACCGTATTTAACCTGTACGTCATAGAAGGTTATCAACATCATGAGATTGCTGTAATGCTGGGCATTTCCATAGGAACATCCAAATCAAATCTGTTTAAAGCAAAAAAGGTGTTGCAGGGAAAAATCATCAGTGCCTACGGTAGCACTGTCAACAGTACATCGGTAAACCTTTCTATCCATAAAAATGAGTGAAGAGTTTGAAAATAAGATCCGTGACAGGTTAAGCGAAGCTGATTTTCCATTTGACCCGGTAGCATGGGAGAAAATGGAAAGAATGCTGGATGAAGAAGATAAAGACCGAAAAACCATCTTCATCTGGTGGACCTCTGCTGCCATGCTCCTGCTGGTGCTGGTAGCCTGGTGGCTGATGTATAACCCATCAGACAATGTTACAGAGGTAACATATCAACCTGAAAAAAAAGAAGACTCCAAGAGAAATAAAACCTCCTGGCGGACAACGGAAACCGCCGTTAAAACCCCCGTCCCCATAGTAAAACCCCCTGTTATATGGCATCAACAACATATCTGTGCAACAATCAGCAATAAAGCCACACAAATACAAGCCTCCGAAGAACATAAAGAGGTATTAATGCCAATTAGCGGACTTAACGCTAACGACTACACGAATAAATATAACTTAAACGAATACACGAAAATAAATCTATCTCCTAATCATATTGCCACCATTGCGTTTTACAACCAGGATAGCGCAATAAAAAGGCCTTTACCCAGAAGGAAAAAATGGGATATAGGAGTTGTAGCGGGGCCAGATTTCACTGTAGCGCCATCCTTTAAATATGGCAACTTAGGAGTGGATGCAGGTATCCTGTTATACTACTATTTTGATCCTAAAATATTTGTAGCCACAGGGGTGATATACAACAAAAAAATGTACGGCGCCGCTCCGGAAGATTACCAGAATAGCAGTGTTAACATACCTTATGATAAACTTGAAAAAATAAGTGCCAGCTGTAGTATGCTGGATATACCGCTGAACCTCAATTACACTTTTCTTTCCGGAAAAAAAGACAGAACCAGCGCTACACTGGGATTATCCAACTATTTTATGCTGAAGGAAAAATACCGTTATCAGTATGAATACACTGATCCCAAAGAACTAACCATACAGAACCAGCGGCCAAATTACCTCTCTGTTTTGAATGCGGGCATACTGTATCAGCGTGAGGTATCACATCAGCTATTACTGGGAATACAGCCCTATGTCAAAATTCCGCTGAATGGGGTGGGATATGGACAGGTGAAACTATACTCTGCCGGCATTACACTACAGCTAACACTAACCAGATAAAAAAAGTATGTCCCGATAACCGCCATAGGCCGCTATCGAGCCTCAAAACAATCACTATTCTCCTTTGTTATCATCTTTAGGTGGCATGGCATTTTCTGCTTTTTTTATTCACCTAAAAATCATCTTTATGGCAAAGAAAAGTGATAAAAAGAACCCGCCGGTTGACAAGAAAAAAGCCAGTAAGGAAAGTAAAAGCGAATATCCGGGATACCCTGAATATCCGGCCAGCGAAGATATTATGAACAGAGATAACAGAATAAACGAAGTAGACCTCGATATGGACGATGTAACCCGTTCTTTCCGGCATAACAGCGAACTATCACCAGGCAACAATAAAAGCCCGCGTAAAAGCGATGAGCAGGAAGAAACCTGGCGCCAGGACAAAACCGGTGAAGACCTTGATGTGCCTGGCACAGAGCTGGACGACGCTTCAGAAAATATTGGAGAAGAAGATGAGGAAAACAACCTCTACAGCCTGGGTGGCGACAGACACCGGGACCTGGAAGAAGACAATGGAGAATTTCTGGAAGAAGAGGATGAGGACGGTAAATATTAATGCACTACAACAGCGGTGTTAACAACCGGCATACTGAATCCATAAATCTTTTGGCGAGGTTCCGTTTATTCCAGCGGGTTTCCTGCAGAGGTAAGGAATACAGCAGATCTTCATCAAATGCACGGTCCAGCCTGGCAGCAGTTTCCTTATCATATACCAATGCGCCGATTTCACAATTCAGGAAAAAGCTGCGGTTGTCGAAATTTACAGAACTAACCCAGGCAAGATTATCATCTATGACCATCGTTTTGGCATGGATAAACCCTCTTGTGTAAAAGAATACCTTCACACCAGCAGCAAGCAATGGCTTCATATAAGACAGGGCCGCATGCTGTACGATAAATGAGTCGCTTTTGAATGGGAGCAGCAGTTGTACATCTTTCCCGGCCAGCGCTGCCATTTGCAACGCTGTGAGCAGTTGCTCGGTAGGAATGAAGTAGGGATTGGTGATCCGTATCCTTCTTTTGGCTACGTTAATAGCCATCAGAATACATTCCATCGCCATCGGCCATTCTGAATCCGGACCGCTGGCTACAATATCCGTAAAACAGGTGCCTATGAGCGGTGCGGATCTTCCGAAAAAAGGAGCTTCAAAAGGAAAGATTTCCTTGCTGCAATAACGGTAACTCATTAGGAATTGCAACTGTAGCAGGTTTACTGCATCTCCTTCTATTTTCAGGTGGGTATCTCTCCAGTAAAGATCATGTTTGCCATTGTTGACATAGCGGTCGTCGAGGTTGATACCACCTACAAAACCAACGTTACCATCTACTACAATAATCTTTCGGTGATTGCGGTAGTTGGCATTGAGATAAAGATCTACCAGCAAAGGGGAGAAGGGATATACACTGGCTCCGTTTTCTTTCAGAATACGGGGAAGTTTTTTAATGTTGTTGCTTCCAACATCATCATAGATAAAGCGAACCTGTACACCCTGATTAAGTTTTTCTACCAATATGTCGATAACGGTGTTACCGATATCATCTGCGGCTATCATGTAGTATTCGATGTGGATATGGTGTTTGGCGGCTTTTAAGGCTGCCAGTACCTCAGGAAACTTTTCCTCACCATTGATCAGCAGTTTTACGTGGTTATTTTTAGTCAGCACAGATTGCCGGGTATTCAGTAACATAGCCGACAGCTCCTGTTTATTACCTACCAGATGCCGCAATTCCAGCTGCATTTGCTCTATTTCTGTCCGCTGTGACTGCCAGTATTTGGCAAACAACACTTCATCTTTGCTGCCTTTCAGGGTAAACCTTCTTTTTTTACGCAGATCGCGGCCCAGGTAATAATACACCACCAGCCCTACAATGGGGATAAATATCAGCAGGAGGATATAGGCGATAGCTTTTATGGGATTCCGGTTTTCCATCAGGATCGTGAATACGATACCGGCAAATGTTAATATCAGCATTACGGTACTGCCGATTTTGACGGAAAGATGCCAGTTGGAGCCGGTCAGATAATTGATGAGTGTATGCACCCTGATTGTATAGTTTAAAAGGTTTGTGTAGTATTAACGTTTGCCTGTTGAAAAAGTTATGAACGACGGGGACCTTCCACCACGGGGCGGAAGAGAGGCCTGCCGGGTATTCTGACCGTGAAGATAATGAACCCCTTATATTATTTTACCCAATTCCAACCATGTTTTAAAAAAACTATGATTTATGCATACGGCTGCATAATTTGTTTGGAAAGACATTTCCGCAATATCCACGAACAACATGAAAATGATACTTAGGAA
Encoded proteins:
- a CDS encoding RNA polymerase sigma factor is translated as MEDLNQINDLITGCCNKERSSQELLYRKFFGYALSICMRYVPNRDEALEIMNDGFLKVFQRINTFDSGRPFKAWLSKVMVNTAIDFLRSRKKLVFTDSIEQLNDLWKDDKVIDKLSYDELLMHVQSLSPAYRTVFNLYVIEGYQHHEIAVMLGISIGTSKSNLFKAKKVLQGKIISAYGSTVNSTSVNLSIHKNE
- the cls gene encoding cardiolipin synthase, producing MHTLINYLTGSNWHLSVKIGSTVMLILTFAGIVFTILMENRNPIKAIAYILLLIFIPIVGLVVYYYLGRDLRKKRRFTLKGSKDEVLFAKYWQSQRTEIEQMQLELRHLVGNKQELSAMLLNTRQSVLTKNNHVKLLINGEEKFPEVLAALKAAKHHIHIEYYMIAADDIGNTVIDILVEKLNQGVQVRFIYDDVGSNNIKKLPRILKENGASVYPFSPLLVDLYLNANYRNHRKIIVVDGNVGFVGGINLDDRYVNNGKHDLYWRDTHLKIEGDAVNLLQLQFLMSYRYCSKEIFPFEAPFFGRSAPLIGTCFTDIVASGPDSEWPMAMECILMAINVAKRRIRITNPYFIPTEQLLTALQMAALAGKDVQLLLPFKSDSFIVQHAALSYMKPLLAAGVKVFFYTRGFIHAKTMVIDDNLAWVSSVNFDNRSFFLNCEIGALVYDKETAARLDRAFDEDLLYSLPLQETRWNKRNLAKRFMDSVCRLLTPLL